Proteins from a genomic interval of Brachybacterium vulturis:
- a CDS encoding heavy-metal-associated domain-containing protein encodes MSATTTQFQVTGMTCGHCEMSVREEVSEVSGVRGVEVSHETGLLSVSAEQGVDEAAVLAAVSEAGYSAVRA; translated from the coding sequence ATGAGCGCGACCACCACCCAGTTCCAGGTGACCGGCATGACCTGCGGCCACTGCGAGATGTCCGTGCGCGAGGAGGTCAGCGAGGTCTCCGGCGTCCGGGGTGTCGAGGTCAGCCATGAGACCGGTCTGCTCAGCGTCTCCGCGGAGCAGGGAGTCGACGAGGCGGCGGTGCTCGCCGCCGTGTCCGAGGCCGGCTACTCGGCGGTCCGGGCCTGA